The genomic segment ACAACTATCTGTTAAACTgtgaaaaaataattctgtgaaaATGTTTAGTGCAGGTTTTCTCAATTATTTAAATCCAAACTGctaaaaattatgcaaaaatgaaaatataaatgcagtcatttactcactctccagttgtttcaaacctgaattaatttctttcttctgttgaacataaaaggtaTTTTGAAtaatgggtaaccaaacagttgctagtCCTTGCtagtgacttccatagtatgtttttcttttttaaatgtctatggGGACTAGCAACTTTTAGCCAAattctccaaaatatcttcttttgtgttcagcacaagaaagaaattaatacaggtttgggacaacatgtgaaTGAATAAAAGATGAAAGaaattccatttttgggtgaactatccctttaatgacaatCGGCAGCATGtgtagactgctgtcactttaagacttgTTTACTGTGTACTTTCAGTTTAGACAGTTTAGACAATCAGACATGAAAGATAACTTAGTCCAGTaatcaggtgctgtttgacagACTTTTTAGTGTGTGTGCGCTTCATGTGTATGCGCTCAGAAAAAGCTCATGTCAGAACAGCATGTGAATGAAATGTTTTATCCTGCAAGGCTTCAGAGCACATGCAAATACAGCAGTTTTTGCATATTGCTTACTCTTCGTCGATTTTGTTTGTCACATCAATAGTATAAAAGCCGACATGGGTCCAGACTTTGGACTTAAACGTGGGGCATTCTTAAGGATTTTTTATGATTCATCTAATCATTTAGTTAGAAATAACAAGAACACCAAAGAAAACATTGGATAAAGTTTCTCTTTCAGACAACAGCTCATTGGTGCTTTGTTTTGTAAGAGGCTATTTTCATTGTATTCtgattctttttgtttttttgctgggGGTTCTGTAGATCTTTCAAACAAATTAAATGATGTAAAATTATACAACTTTGCCAACTCTGTCTCTAAATAATTTACAGATATGTAATCGGGAGTGAAGTTCTCATTCACTCCAATAAATCCTCCTGAGATCTGGCATTTGTTATTGTTGTCTAGGCAGCAGTATGCAGTCCAGAAATGACTAGGCACTATCACGTTGACTGTATCGCTTATGTTTTTAGTACCAGGTACCACTCCTGTCACAATATAAACAGAATACTTATTTGGTAGACATTGATCGGACAGATTTTTTGCAATGTTTCTTTCTAGTACCCTCCACTGACCTCGGTTAAAAGAGCGGTTTTGTGGAGCAGCATTGGTGAGAGTGAAGGTGGCATCAGCACAGCTCTGTGACTGTGCCTGGAAGACTGGTGCCAGATGACCTCTGTCATATTCAGATTTCATATAGTTATCATTGAGAGCTTGATGGCCTCCAAGTCCTTGTATTTTCACATCTTTCTCTAGTTTCATGTCTGGGGGTGCATTATTGTCATCAAGCTGCAATAGTGAATAAATTGAAAACATTAGCTTAAGGACAGTTAACCTTAGTCATACTAATATGTGACACAGACTCTGTAGGCTGAAGTTTTAAATCAGTATACAAACACTTCTAGACCAAATCTATTGTTGTTCTTTATCCCAGCAAAATTCATTACAAACTCATCACTACCACCCTTCTTTACGGCTACTTCTGCTTTGTACTGTTTACACATATAAAATATTAGCAatctcaattttattttttattagcatttttgtgatttaGTATCCTAACATTTCAGCAAAGCTGTTTCATCCATTATTTGTTACTCATAAAGAATGATCTTGAATTAGGAATGTATCTAGGAATGTAATGTAGAAACATGTGGACCTCGAAATCTGATGGATTTAGTTGGAAATACCTCAGatcttaatttataatttattcaaaattgacaCAGTGTAAATGAATACTAAGAGCTGTTATCAAAGGAGGCTGCACAAAGTATTACATCACCGGGTGCCACATGCATCCAAatgagaaaaatattatttaaaacattatatttttaaatgattttagttTAAAGGTTAGCTGTGAACATTTTCAAAGTCCAAAAGGATAAATAGAAACGATGTTACTGTTATCAGTAAATTTGTAAAGacttcagccaaaaaaaaaaagatataaatccCTACACTGCAATATGGTACAATTACTTGAACCCATTTGGAGTAATATTTCACTTACCTGAGGTTCAATGTACCAAGCATTTGCTCTTGTGCAGTTCATTAGTCCTTCAAACTTGTAGGCTGAGTAAACGGGAATCTTCTTGTCAGTGTCATAGAATGTggcataataaaaaacattattttgattttGGCAGATCTGCCTGTATTGTGGTTTAGAAAATCTTGTTGGTGATTTTCTATTTGCAAAAAATTGACCACATTCAATCTCAAAATCCTGCACAACTTTGGCCGAACCATTGGAGAGAAGCGACAGCATCAGCACATGAAGAAGCAGcaacatgatgaagatgatgaagaggaTGGATCAAGTTCTCTGCATGATCAAGAACCACGATacatagtttacatatagcataTCTTTTGTAATATTCAAATCACATAAAAATAGTATAACTGTACTTACCTCAAAATTTAGAGCAAGAGCAATAAGCTATTAATCTTAATTCAATGGAGAGAAAATAATGTGACAGTGTAAATAGCATAACACCTTTAGTTTAGTAATTAAACACAGGAACTAATATAATACTGGAAACTATTATTAAACcaataaagaataaagaataaaatacctGGTCATGGTTTGCGCTTAACAACAACAGTAAAATCCGGTCCTTCTTATCTCATTTGAAGGCTGGAAAACTGCAGTGCTCTTTTGGCCAGCGTTCACACAGCATGACTAGGCTTTTACAGACGAGCCACAACGTAGCACTGCGTCTGGTCTTTAACCAATGAGCAGGTCTTTGTTACAGTACTCACATACACTCAATCTGTAATGAGACAACCTCCAATTGATCTGCTGTTGAATACTAAATTGATCAGAGTTACGGTTTTGCAATTAGAAGAAAACTTTCCCACCATTTTCATTAAGTATAAGTATCTGAACATTTGgtcaagttaaaaaataatatgtttttgactaaaatatttgattttgacTTGTTGTTTTGAGATTATGTTTATagttgtaagaaaaatattcatcATTTCATGAACTGCGTGTTAGCAACCAAGAAAAACTAACACTACTGAGAAATGATAAGTGAATGactttaaagggattgttcatcccaaaatgaacactttgtaaaatttttaattgaatttatcagacgcttttatccaaagcgacttacagtgcattcaggctaacatttttttacctaacatgtgttccctgggaatcgaacccagaacttagcgctgctaacacaatgctctaccaattgagccacaggaacaaatTTTTGATGCATACATCGTGGTACTCTGATGAACATGCATCGAAGACTGAAAGGGAAgagaagattttatttttgttttctttgcacacaaaaagcatTGTCatggcttcataaaattacgtttgaaccactgatgtcacatgcacATGTGTCACATGTCCTTACAGGCTTCTTGGGCCTTGAACGTgatagttgcattgctgtctatggagggtcagaaagctctcggatttcatcagaaatatcttaatttgatttctgaagatgaatgagggtcttacatgagggtgagtaattaatgtcaTATATAAAATTTCaccatatttaacaatattaatctGTGAATGTTTTATTTGTAAGAATTAAACACTTTATATCAAAAGTTTGAAACTCTAAACAATCAGACACCTGTCTGCAAATTACAGTTCACTTTTGTCTTTCCTTGGTGTGTTTATGAGagaagcattcgaataatgtatcttaaattgtgagtgtagttgcatctgatcaaatgcgcattcttattctttagcttgggttaaaaactaattaattttactttgttggaacagcagctttGCTAATGAtgtttctatttgtttctatgtttttacacaactaggatttacacaagctccagtctggatccagaacacctgagaagagatgatgctgaccatcagaggaccccagatgatgctaaccctgaatcaacaaacagaactaataaatattgctacaagtgtgactgcatcatataataattattaattattaataatattaataatggtcatcgtctggctgactacgtcttgtataaatttttctaaaaatcctgtcatacgtgcacaaactgacagtcaccacttataagctactactaaatattgtagaaacaattttttgtaaagttgctttgtaacgatttgtattgtaaaaagcgctatacaaataaacttgaattgaattgaattgaatagaagCAACTCACTGAAACCAGT from the Carassius carassius chromosome 7, fCarCar2.1, whole genome shotgun sequence genome contains:
- the LOC132142997 gene encoding endonuclease domain-containing 1 protein-like, encoding MLLLLHVLMLSLLSNGSAKVVQDFEIECGQFFANRKSPTRFSKPQYRQICQNQNNVFYYATFYDTDKKIPVYSAYKFEGLMNCTRANAWYIEPQLDDNNAPPDMKLEKDVKIQGLGGHQALNDNYMKSEYDRGHLAPVFQAQSQSCADATFTLTNAAPQNRSFNRGQWRVLERNIAKNLSDQCLPNKYSVYIVTGVVPGTKNISDTVNVIVPSHFWTAYCCLDNNNKCQISGGFIGVNENFTPDYISVNYLETELAKLYNFTSFNLFERSTEPPAKKQKESEYNENSLLQNKAPMSCCLKEKLYPMFSLVFLLFLTK